The following proteins are encoded in a genomic region of Coffea eugenioides isolate CCC68of chromosome 6, Ceug_1.0, whole genome shotgun sequence:
- the LOC113776030 gene encoding probable L-gulonolactone oxidase 6, which translates to MKVATSTSHSIPKLICPEGENGLIISTKDLNRTLNIDESAMTITVEPGMLLRQLINESAMAGLAIPYVPYWWGVTVGGILGTGAHGSSLWGESGSAVHDFVIQLRIVIPVGPDEGYAKVRTLQNGDPELDAARVSLGVLGVISQVTLQLQPMFKRSITLLEKNDSDLADQVSTFGRQHEFADLTWYPSQSKVVYRIDDRVSSGTPGNGVYDFAAFRSVPSQYLAMARSLEESQESRGTSVGGECVTGSVCTSPMEMAAYGLTRNGMAFNGYPVVGYNNQLQSSGTCLDSLEDALATSCPWDPRVKGLYFFYTAISISLSKTKDFIEDVKKLVALQPEAFCGLDLYIGILMRYVTASTAYLGKDEDVVEFDMIYYRSKDPMSPRIYQDILEEIEQIALFKYGGLPHWGKNKNMAFIGAINKYKSASEFLKVKRLYDPLGLFSNEWTDQILEVKDGISIVKENCALEGLCICSEDIHCAPQKGHFCRPGKVYQEARVCVHLSYEDGYDWS; encoded by the exons atgaaagtagcaACCTCAACATCACACAGTATACCTAAACTTATATGCCCTGAGGGAGAAAATGGCCTGATTATTAGCACCAAGGACCTCAACCGGACCCTGAATATCGACGAATCAGCCATGACCATAACAGTTGAGCCTGGAATGTTACTAAGGCAGCTGATCAATGAAAGTGCCATGGCTGGATTAGCTATACCTTATGTCCCATATTGGTGGGGTGTAACTGTCGGTGGAATTTTGGGCACGGGTGCCCATGGAAGCTCACTGTGGGGTGAATCGGGTAGTGCAGTTCATGATTTTGTGATTCAACTTCGGATTGTAATACCTGTAGGCCCTGATGAAGGTTATGCAAAAGTTCGAACGCTGCAAAATGGTGACCCTGAGCTTGATGCTGCTAGAGTATCCCTTGGTGTTCTCGGAGTGATTTCCCAG GTGACTCTTCAACTGCAACCAATGTTTAAGAGGTCTATCACCCTTCTAGAGAAAAATGATTCAGACTTAGCAGATCAAGTGTCCACCTTCGGCAGACAACACGAATTTGCAGATTTAACGTGGTACCCAAGTCAAAGCAAGGTTGTCTATCGTATTGATGATAGAGTCTCCTCAGGCACTCCTGGAAATGGTGTTTATGATTTTGCGGCTTTCCGGTCTGTCCCTTCACAATATCTTGCCATGGCAAGAAGCTTAG AGGAAAGTCAAGAATCCAGGGGTACAAGTGTTGGTGGGGAATGCGTAACTGGGTCAGTTTGCACATCCCCAATGGAGATGGCTGCATATGGATTGACTAGAAATG GTATGGCTTTCAATGGCTACCCTGTGGTAGGCTATAACAATCAGCTTCAATCATCTGGTACATGCCTAGACAGCCTAGAAGATGCATTGGCAACATCATGCCCTTGGGACCCTAGAGTTAAGGGCTTATACTTCTTCTATACTGCAATCAGCATCAGCTTGTCCAAGACTAAGGACTTCATTGAAGATGTGAAGAAACTTGTTGCGTTGCAACCTGAGGCTTTCTGTGGCCTAGACCTCTATATTGGTATCCTCATGAGATATGTCACTGCTTCAACCGCTTACTTGGGTAAAGATGAAGATGTTGTAGAATTCGACATGATTTACTATAGAAGTAAGGATCCAATGTCCCCAAGAATCTATCAAGACATTCTTGAAGAGATAGAGCAAATAGCATTATTTAAATATGGAGGGTTACCACATtgggggaaaaacaaaaatatggCTTTTATTGGGGCAATTAATAAGTATAAGAGTGCTAGTGAGTTTTTGAAGGTAAAAAGGTTGTATGATCCTTTAGGATTGTTTTCCAATGAATGGACAGACCAAATTCTTGAAGTGAAAGATGGGATTAGTATAGTGAAGGAAAATTGTGCCTTAGAAGGATTATGCATATGCTCGGAAGATATTCATTGTGCCCCACAAAAGGGACACTTTTGTCGACCAGGAAAAGTTTATCAAGAAGCTAGGGTTTGTGTTCATTTGTCATATGAAGATGGGTATGACTGGTCTTAG